From Etheostoma cragini isolate CJK2018 chromosome 1, CSU_Ecrag_1.0, whole genome shotgun sequence, a single genomic window includes:
- the LOC117941766 gene encoding galactose-specific lectin nattectin-like isoform X22 produces the protein MSPVVVTTFLLLVVLMSISDSEAGNPAEMCRTKYPATPCRNKNLGEGWFQMGNNRCVKAFITPHLGYQDAEVTCRKLPNGDLVSIHNEVELNQVICAMYKASPVKAQYRIGGFRKQIRGVHKWFWMDETNFTYSNWARGQPDFYRYREYCIEMNYSDGGRWNDVSCEENRPWVCAVNL, from the exons ATGAGTCCTGTTGTGGTTACTACCTTCCTTCTTCTGGTGGTGCTGATGTCCATTTCGGACTCTGAAGCCG GTAATCCTGCAGAAATGTGTAGGACCAAATATCCGGCCACACCGTGTAGAAACAAGAACCTCGGTGAAGGCTGGTTCCAGATGGGTAACAACCGCTGCGTGAAGGCGTTCATTACTCCGCATTTGGGCTATCAAGATGCAGAGGtga CCTGTAGAAAACTCCCAAATGGAGATCTGGTATCGATCCACAATGAGGTGGAGCTGAATCAAGTCATATGTGCCATGTACAAAGCCAGCCCTGTAAAAGCTCAATACCGGATTGGAGGCTTCCGTAAGCAG aTTCGAGGAGTTCATAAGTGGTTTTGGATGGATGAGACCAACTTTACTTACAGCAATTGGGCTCGTGGCCAGCCTGACTTCTATAGGTATAGAGAGTACTGCATTGAGATGAACTATTCAG ACGGGGGACGCTGGAACGATGTAAGCTGTGAGGAGAATAGGCCCTGGGTGTGTGCAGTGAATCTCTAG
- the LOC117941766 gene encoding galactose-specific lectin nattectin-like isoform X21 has translation MSPVVVTTFLLLVVLMSISDSEAGNPAEMCRTKYPATPCRNKNLGEGWFQMGNNRCVKAFITPHLGYQDAEVTCRKLPNGDLVSIHNEVELNQVICAMYKASPVKAQYRIGGFRKQIRGVHKWFWMDETNFTYSNWARGQPDFYRYREYCIEMNYSDWGLWNDLNCSDKKPYVCAVKV, from the exons ATGAGTCCTGTTGTGGTTACTACCTTCCTTCTTCTGGTGGTGCTGATGTCCATTTCGGACTCTGAAGCCG GTAATCCTGCAGAAATGTGTAGGACCAAATATCCGGCCACACCGTGTAGAAACAAGAACCTCGGTGAAGGCTGGTTCCAGATGGGTAACAACCGCTGCGTGAAGGCGTTCATTACTCCGCATTTGGGCTATCAAGATGCAGAGGtga CCTGTAGAAAACTCCCAAATGGAGATCTGGTATCGATCCACAATGAGGTGGAGCTGAATCAAGTCATATGTGCCATGTACAAAGCCAGCCCTGTAAAAGCTCAATACCGGATTGGAGGCTTCCGTAAGCAG aTTCGAGGAGTTCATAAGTGGTTTTGGATGGATGAGACCAACTTTACTTACAGCAATTGGGCTCGTGGCCAGCCTGACTTCTATAGGTATAGAGAGTACTGCATTGAGATGAACTATTCAG ACTGGGGACTCTGGAACGATTTGAACTGTTCTGATAAGAAGCCCTACGTGTGTGCAGTGAAGGTCTAG